A section of the Sceloporus undulatus isolate JIND9_A2432 ecotype Alabama chromosome 3, SceUnd_v1.1, whole genome shotgun sequence genome encodes:
- the PPME1 gene encoding protein phosphatase methylesterase 1 codes for MSALEKQLQLGRLPPRPQGPAGGSGQGPPKMRMGPGRKRDYSPVPWSQYFESMEDVVVETDSGKDTFRIYKSGSEGPVLLLLHGGGHSALSWAVFTSAIINRVQCRIVALDLRGHGETKVRNPEDLSAETMFKDVGNVVEAMYGDLCPPIMLIGHSMGGAIAVHTAASNLVPSLLGLCMIDVVEGTAMDALNSMQNFLRSRPKTFKSLETAIEWSVKSGQIRNLESARVSMVGQVKQCEGAASPGGPKTIVEGIIEEEEEEEEEEGENGESVNKRKKDDDAEIKKDVAYTWRIELAKTEKYWDGWFRGLSNLFLNCSVPKLLLLAGVDRLDKDLTIGQMQGKFQMQVLPQCGHAVHEDAPDKVAEAVATFLIRHRFTEPIGGFQCVFPAC; via the exons ACCTGGAAGGAAGCGTGACTACTCTCCAGTCCCATGGAGCCAGTATTTTGAATCTATGGAAGACGTGGTTGTGGAGACCGATTCCGGCAAGGAT ACTTTTCGAATTTACAAGAGTGGATCCGAGGGCCCTGTCTTGCTGCTTCTGCACGGCGGAGGACATTCTGCGCTCTCCTGGGCTGTGTTCACT TCTGCCATTATTAATCGGGTCCAGTGCAGGATCGTTGCTTTGGATCTGAGAGGACATG GTGAGACAAAAGTGAGGAATCCGGAGGATCTCTCTGCAGAAACCATGTTCAA AGACGTCGGAAATGTTGTAGAAGCCATGTACGGAGACCTTTGCCCTCCCATCATGTTGATCGGGCACAGCATGGGAGGCGCCATTGCAGTGCACACGGCTGCCTCCAACttggtacccagcttgttgggtctGTGTATGATTGATGTGGTGGAAG GAACAGCCATGGATGCACTGAACAGCATGCAGAATTTCCTTCGGAGTCGCCCCAAAACATTCAAATCTCTTGAGACTGCCATTGAGTGGAG TGTGAAAAGTGGACAGATACGAAATCTTGAATCTGCCCGAGTGTCCATGGTTGGCCAAGTCAAACA ATGTGAAGGAGCTGCAAGCCCTGGAGGTCCTAAAACCATTGTGGAGGGGATtatagaagaggaggaagaggaggaggaagaggaaggggaaaatggAGAATCtgtgaacaaaagaaagaaagacgatGATGCAGAG ATCAAGAAGGACGTGGCGTACACGTGGCGGATTGAACTGGCCAAGACAGAGAAGTATTGGGACGGCTGGTTCCGGGGTCTCTCCAACCTCTTCCTCAACTGCTCTGTTCCCAAGCTGCTGCTCTTAGCTG GTGTTGACAGACTGGATAAAGATCTAACAATCGGCCAGATGCAAG GGAAATTCCAGATGCAAGTCCTTCCACAATGCGGCCATGCGGTCCATGAGGATGCTCCGGACAAA GTTGCTGAAGCCGTTGCAACATTTTTGATCCGTCACAGGTTTACAGAACCCATTGGTGGATTCCAATG TGTTTTTCCTGCTTGTTAA